TCGCCCTTGGAAGAGTTGATCACCAACAAGGTGTCGTTGCTTTTCTTCGCTTCGGCGATGGCTTGGGTCAATGCGGCTTCGCCCTCGGGCGTGGGGACGTATCCCACCACGATGGTCATGGCTTCTCCTTGTTGTGGTGGACGTTGTGGTGGCCGTTGTGCTGGAACTCGTCAGCTTGGCTGGCGGCATCCTCTGTCAGGGGCGTTTCACTGGGGTGCGCCGGTACGACGCTGGCTGGCACCGGACGGTTGCGGCGGACCAGCTTGAAGAGCAGCGGCCAGAGGATGACGATAGCCACGATGATGTAGACGACGACGGCGATTGGCTCGCTCCACAGCCCGGCGGGGTCACCGGCGAACAGCTGGAGAGTCCTGCGCAGCTGCCCTTCGATGCGCGGGCCGAGGATGACGCCCAGAATCAGGGGCAACACAGGTAGCCCGAAGCGCCGCATCATGAATCCCAGCGCTCCGAGCACCAGCAGGATCACCAGGTCGAAGGCTTGCAGGTTCACCGAGTAGGCGCCCAGCGTGGCGAAGAACAGAATGCCGGCATAGAGGTAGGGCCGTGGAAGCTGCAGCAGCTTGGCCCACAGGGGTGCCAGGGGCAGGTTGATGAGCAGGAGCAGCAGGTTACCGATGAAGAGGCTCGCGATGAGCGCCCACACCAGGGGACCTTGGCTGGAGAACAGCTGCGGGCCGGGCTGGATGCCGTACGAGGTGAACGCCGCGAGCATGACGGCGGCAGTGGCATTGGTGGGCAAGCCGAGGGCGAGCATTGGGGTCAGGGTTCCGGCTGCGGCAGCGTTGTTGGCCGCTTCGGGGCCTGCGACGCCTTCGATGGCTCCCTTGCCGAATTCCTCCGGATGTTTGGTCAGCCGTTTCTCGGTGACATAGGAGAGGAAGGTGGGGATCTCGGCACCGCCGGCGGGAAGTGCGCCAAACGGGAAGCCGAAGGCCGTGCCGCGCAACCAGGGTTTCCAGGAGCGGGCCCAGTCCTTCTTGCCCATCCAAGGCCGCCCGACGGGAATGATGTGAAGCGGTGAACGCCGCAAGTGCGCGGCAACCCACAGTGCTTCACCAACGGCGAAGATGGCCACTGCCACCACCACGATATCCAGGCCGTCGGCCAGCATCGGCTGGCCAAAGGTCAGGCGGCGCTGGCCGGTAACGGAGTCAATGCCCACCAAACCGATGGCCAGGCCCAGTCCCAGGGAGGCAAAGCCCCTGAGCCGGGATGAACCCAGGACCGCGGTGACGGCCAGCAAAGCGAGGATCATGATGGCGAAGTAACTCGGTGCGCCCAGGCTTACGGCGAACTGAACCACCAACGGTGCAAGTCCTGCCAGCAGGGCCGTACCGATCGTGCCGGCAATGAACGAACCAATCGCCGCCGTCGCTAGCGCTTGTGCTGCCCGCCCGGCTTTCGCCATCTTGTTGCCCTCGATGGCCGTCACAACAGACGACGATTCGCCGGGTGTGTTCAGCAGGATGGACGTCGTCGATCCGCCATACATGCCGCCGTAATAGATGCCCGCGAACATAATAAAGGCGCTGGTGGGCTCAAGGGCGGCCGTAACAGGAAGCAGCAGCGCCACAGTCATGGCCGGGCCGAGCCCTGGCAGAACACCAACGGCCGTTCCCAGGAGCACGCCGATCATGGCGTACAAGAGGTTCAGGGGGGTGAGGGCGGTGGCAAAACCGTCCATCAAAGAGGACCAGACGTCCATCAGAGGATTCCTTCCAGGAGTCCGGCCGGCAACGCAATGCCAAGGCCGAGGTAGAAGCCGTAGAAGGTGGCCAGGGATAGTGCAACGGAGATGATCCCGTCACGAACGTAGTGCCGGCTGCCAAGTGCCAGCACGCTGCCCCAGAACAGGACAGTGCCGGAGATGACCCAGCCGGCCCAGTCGATGAGCAGGATGTTGAGGATGAAGGCTCCTGCAAGGGGAAGCACGGTCTTCCAATCGGCGGGGTGCGCGAGGTCAATGTCCTCGCCGCCTTCCACTTCGCCTTTGCCACCGCGGAGAACGTTGATGGCCAGCAGAACTGCGCAGACCACCAGGAGCCCGGCAACAACGAAGGGAACCGCCTTGGGCCCTACCGGGTCCGACTTCGAATAGGGGGTGACCAGGCCGTTGGCGTCGAGGAAGACAAGGACGCCTACCGCGCCGAGCAGGAGGGCTACCCCCAGCTCGGCGCGGCCCTTGAGGCCTGTTGCCAGAGTGCTCACGCCAAGCCAAGCTTGGTGAGCACGTCCGCCACCCGCTTGTCCTGGTCCGTCAGGAACTTCTGGAACTCGTCACCGGTGATGAAGGCGTCGGTCCAGCTGTGGGTCTTGAGGGCTTCTTTCCAGCCAGCGGATTCGTGCATCTTCTCCAGTGCGGCAATCAGGGACTTCTTGTCGTCCTCGCTGATGCCTGGAGGCGCCACCATGCCACGCCAGTTGGTGAAGACCAGATCGATCTTGGACTCCTTCAGCGTGGGGGCGTCAACACCTTCAAGACGCTTCTCGCCACTGGTGGCCAGGACGCGTACTTCACCGGACTTGATCTGCTGAAGGTACTCGCCGGCACCCGAAGCAGCGAAGCCAAGCTTGTTGCCCAGGATGGCTGGAAGGAGATCTCCACCGCCGTCGTAAGCGACGTAGTTGACCTTCGTGGCGTCAATGCCAACTGCGCCTGCCAACTGCATGGGCAAGAGGTGGTCGGGACCACCAGGCGAGGAACCGCCACCCACGGAGATCGAACCGGGATCTGCCTTCCAGGCCTTCACGAGGTCATCGATGGTCTTGTATGGGGAGTCCTTGCTGACCATGATGGCGCCGGGCTCTTCAATGAGCCGTGCCAGCGGGGTGGTCTGGGTCAGCTTCGACTCGGACTTGTTGGTGTAACTGGCACCAACAACACCCAGACCCATGAGCATGGTGAGGTCCCCGTTGCCCTTTTCGTTGACGACGCGGGCCAGACCCACCGTGCCGCCTGCACCTGCAAGGTTGAAGACCTCCGTGTTGTTGGCGATCTTCTCGTCGTCGAGCACCTTGGCGGCCGCCCGTGCGGTGGTGTCGTAACCGCCGCCGGGAGTATTGGGAACCATGATCTGGAGTCCGGTGACGGGTCCGGCTGCAGCGCCGGAGCTGGCAGAACCGGTGGAGCTCTTACCTGTGGCGCCGCAGCCGGTGGCCATCAGGGCGATGCCGGCAGCGACGGCGGCGATTCGCAATGCGCGGATCTGGCGCATGGTGTTCCTCTTCTCATCATCGAAAAATTCAGTGCGGGGCGATCAGCGTTGTGCCCCCGTGAACTGATGCTAGGTGCCGGCGTGACGGTCATCACTCTTGTGTTCGCAGTGATCTTTAAGTTCATTGCGTTCACGCCTCTGCCGTGTCATACGGCGCAGCCCCGCTGGTGCTCAGCGTGCTTAGGGTATAGTTCCGATACGCCAAGGCGGACTACTTTGAAACTGTTAGCGGCCCTTGCATATTGGAATCACCAAAGGATCCAAACAGTGACTCGACGAAGAGGAATGTCCTTGGCAGGGCAGTACCTTGTGCTGCAGTTGTTGATCGTCCTGGCGGTCCTGGTCGCTGTTGTAGCCATCTCCCTGGCCCAATCTGCTGCTGCTTTTGAACGCACTGAAGGACGCCGGGCATTGTCCGCGGCAGAGGCCCTGGGCAACAACCCCACTGTGCGCGCCCTGTTGCCCACCGCCGAACCCCGCAACGGGTCATCCCTTCCCGCCGTGGCCGAGTCCATTCGCACTGTATCCGGATCTTCCCACGTGGCACTCGCAAAGCTGGACGGCACGGTAGTGACGTCCTCGGATCCCAGCCAGCTGGGCAAGCCGCTCCTGCTGGGCGACAGCAGGGTCAAGGAAGGCCGGGCCTGGACCGGAGTCCTTGCCGGCAACGAAGGGAAAGTTCTCTCAGCACACGTGCCGGTACTGGACGACTCCGGGGCCATGATCGGCATCGCCTCCATCAGCAGGAACTATCCGTCCGCCCTTGAACGGCTGGAAGACGTGGTCCCCAACCTCCTCACCTACCTTGGCGTCGCGAGTGTCCTGGGCGTCGCCGGTTCCCTTCTGCTGTCCCGTCGCGTCAAACGGCAAACCCTCGGAATGGAGCCCCGGGAGATCACGGGGCTCGTGGAAAACCGTGAAGCGATGCTGCAAGGCCTCAAGGAAGGGGTGGTGGCGCTGGACCCGCACGAGCGGATTACAGTGGCAAATGAGAGCGCCCGTCAACTCCTCGGATTGCCCGCAGACTGTGTGGGCCGAAAACTTGGGTCTCTCCATGTGGACCACGCGCTGAAGGTGGGACTAACCCGGGAACAGTCAGACCCCGACCAACTGGTGCTCGTGGGGGACCGGCTGGTAGTCATGAACAGGGTGGCCCTGAAGTCCCATGGGCGCGACATCGGCTCCGTGACAACCCTGAGGGACCGGACCGAGTTGTCGTCCTTGGAGAGTGAACTCGGAGCCACGCGAACCGTGACGGACACTTTGCGTGCCCAAGCCCACGAATTCGCAAACCAACTCCACGTCATTTCCGGCCTGATCCAGATTGGCGAATATGATTCCGTGGTGCAGTTCGTCAACGGCGCCACCGTGGACCGGACCCGGCTCAACGATGAAGTGACCAGCCGTATCGAGGACCCGGCGCTCGCCGCCCTCCTGATAGCCAAAGCCAGTTTGGCCACCGAGCGGGGCGTGGAACTGCAGATCGACCCGCAGTCCGGGCTCCCGCGCGTGAACGAGGAACTCTCCCGGGACCTCACCACCGTGGTGGGCAATTTGGTGGATAACGCGTTCGACGCCGTCGCCGGACGGGTTGGGGCATCCGTACGGGTGTTGGTGGTCAACTCTGCGGACGGTGTTTCGGTCACCGTCCGGGACAACGGACCAGGCGTGCCCTCCGGCTCCGCTGAGGACATTTTCCGGCAGGGTTTTTCCACGAAGGAACCCGGGCCTGGCGACGCCCGGGGCTTCGGCCTGGCGCTCTCACGGGTGATCTGCCGTCGGTCCGGGGGCGATCTAACGGTCGCCAACGACCATGGGGCAATTTTCACCGCACAATTCAATAAAGGGGCAGTGTAATCGTGATCAAAGTCTTGATTGTGGATGACGACTTCATGGTGGCCAAGGTCCACGCAGGTTTCATCCAGCGGACGCCCGGGTTCGGCGTCGTTGGTGTTGCGCACACAGGCGCGCAGGCCATCCTTGAAACGCAGCGGCTGCAGCCGGACCTTGTGCTGTTGGATATCCATCTCCCGGACATCAACGGGCTGGACCTGATGCATCAGCTCCGGGACGTTGCCCCGGACCTTGACGTGTTGGTGATCAGTGCGGCCCGTGAAACCGAGACGGTGCGCAAAGCACTGCGCGGGGGTATTGTGCACTACCTGATCAAGCCGTTTTCGCAGTCTGATCTTCAGGAACGTTTGCAGCACTATCTGAATGCCTACCAAGGGCTGGACGCCTCCAAGGACGTGGCCGAGCAATCGGATGTCAACCGGGTATTCGGGCTGGATTCCGCTCAACGTACGCTGCCCAAGGGCTGCAGCGTGGAGACACTGGAACTCGTGGAGGCCGCGCTGAAATCAGCCCCCGGCGACGTCTCCGCCGCCGAAGTTGCCGAGCAATTGGGGACCTCCCGGGTCAGCGCCCGCCGTTACCTTGAGTACCTCCATGACGAAGGCGCGTTGGAAGTGCGGCTGAAGTACGGCGTCGGGCGTCCTGAGAGAAGGTATGTGCTGAAGGGGCGGTGAGCCGCTTGTGACGGGGTGCCCGTCCGTCTTGCCCCAAGGGTCAATTGATAAACTGGGTGCACGTCCATGATCAGGCTTTCTGACAAAGGAGCGTGAGTACGATGCCCAAGACCGGCAAGAACGATCATGCCCGCAAAGACGAACTCCCCTCCACTCTGCAGCGCTCTGAGCAGAAGGCCCAGGATACCTTCGCCAAGACCTACGACTCCGCCATGGAGACGTACGACAACGATGAGAGCCGGGCGGCCCGCACCGCCTTTGCCGCGGTGAAGCACAGCTACGAGAAGGTTGGCGACCATTGGGAGGCGAAGGAGGAACGCGGTCCTTCTGACCCGCACGCGGAAGAGGGCATTGAGTCAACGCGACCAACCGCCGGGGGAGTGGACGCCAACGCATCCAAGGAACATCTCTATCAACGCGCCCAGGAGCTGGACATCAAAGGCCGCTCGAAAATGAGCAAGGATGAACTCGTCACGGCGCTGCAGAAAGCCAACGACGCCGCAACGCGGAAGGCGCGAGGGGGCTAGGTCGGGATTCCAGGTCCTCGGCCGACATAACTACGCCGCCACCGTCTTCAGATAATTCCGGATCCCATCGACCACTAGCTCATGGTCCTCATCAGAGCTCAATCCGGCCACGGTAACGGCACCAATAACACCGGCACCGCGCACACGGATCGGGAACGAGCCACCGGCGAGCGTGTAATCCTCATGGGCAAGCCAGCCGCCTCCCAGAGGGCTGTGCGTGCGGGCGGAGAACTGTTCAGTTAACAAGGCTGTGCTGTGTTCAAAACGCAGCACCGAGGCAGACTTGCGGCGGATCCACTCCTCTTGGTCGGCCGTGGCTCCGGGCAGGACGCAGCGGAAGAGCACAAGGTTGTGCCGCCGGATATCGATGGCAACGCCATAATCGGAAGCGATCGCGTGGTTGGCGATGAGCGAGCCGAGGCGCCAAGCGTCGTGGTGGTCAAAGCTTGCGAAGACGAGTTCTTCCTCTTGCTGGCGGAGCTCCACAAGGCGGGCAGATTCAGTCATTTCGTTGCACCTTCTTCTGAAACAACAGCATCCGCCGCGTACGACAGCCCGATCTGGCGGCGGATTTCATCCATGGCCGCCATGATGGCCACGCTTTCGCTCGGCGGCAGGATGGTGCCAGCGGTCTCACCGGCGCGGATCAGGCGTTCCAGCTCGGCCGCCTGGTACTGCATTCCCCGGCTCTTCACGGGCTGCTCGAAACGCTCCACCACCTCGCCATCAACGCGGAAAACGGTGAAGGGCACTTGGTTGTACCAGGTGTGTTCGATGTCGATATAGCCCTCTGTACCGATCACCATAGCGCGGTTGGCGCTGGCGGCGTCGAGTTCGCAGTCCACAATGGCCTGTTGCCCGTCGGCGTACTCGAAGATGGCCGCCGTTTGCCTGTCCACGCCGGTGGCCGACATGGAGGCGCTTGCCCGGATTATGGCAGGCGTACCCAGGATGTCGAAGGCAAAGGAGATCGGGTAGATGCCCAGGTCCAGCAAAGCTCCGCCGCCCAGGGCGGGATCGTTGAGCCGGTGGGCAGGGTCCTTGGGAAGGCTCTGGTTGTGGCTGGCAACCACCTTCCGGACCTCGCCGATGGTGCCTTCCTGGATGAGTTCGCGGATGCGCACCATGTGCGGGAGGAAACGCGTCCACATAGCTTCCAAAGCCACAAGGCCTTTGGACTCGGCCAGGTCCACGATCTCCTGGGCTTGGCGGGCGTTCATCGTGAAGGCCTTCTCCACCAGCACGTGCTTTCCGGCGTTGAGCGCCAAGAGTGCGTTGGCATGATGGAACGGGTGCGGCGTAGCGATGTAGACCACGTCAACCAGCGGGTCTGCCACCAAGTCCTCGTAACTGCCGTGTGCGGTCATCACGCCGTGCAGCTCAGCGAAGGCTTTGCTCGACTCCAATGAGCGTGAGCCCACAGCCTGCACGGTAAAGCCGTTCTCTTTCAGGTCCTGCGTCTGGAGTCCGGCAATAAATCCTGTGCCGAGGATGCCCCAGCGGATTGTTCCGTCGGAGGTGCCATTGCTGAGGGTCACGTGCTTAGTCCTTCGTCGAGTCAGAAAGCGGGTAGGCCACATACGCAAAACGCCGGGAGTCCGGCGACCAGCTGTTGACGTTGAGGCTACCTTGGCCACCGAAAAGTGGCCATGTATGCAGCGGCGTGGCCCAGTCGTGTGTAGAAACAAGTACGACGGCGACCGGCAGGTCAGCGGGGTGTCCTACCGTTCCGCTGGGGAACCGGATGTAACTGGCGTACCGGCCATCGGGGGAGAGATGCGGGAACCAGTCGACTGTTTCGGATTCGAGGAGCCGCTCGAAGCCAGTGCCGTCCACGCGAACCCGGGCGAGCTGGGCGTGACCCGGCGTGGACGAAAAGGATTCCGTGTTCAGGTAAAGCCATTTCCCATCGGGCGAGTATTCCGGCCCGTCGCAGTGGCCAGCGCCGACATCAAAGCGGCCGACATCCACGCTGGCGGTAGCGCCGCCGTCGGACGCTGTGGTCATCAGGCGACCTGGCTGCGTGAAGTCTCCCGCTTCGATCCCCACATACGCCAACTCCTTGCCGTCCGGGCTGACGCCGTGGAGGAAATGGAAGAAGCCGTCGTCCTCGGTGATGCGAGTGACCGGTCCGCCGCCCAGTAAAGCACGGTAGATGTGGCCGTCGTTCGCGGAGACGAAGATTCCCTGGCCGTCAGGTGTCAGGACGTGGTCGTTGTTCAGGTCCGGGACCCCCGTGAGGGAGATAGGTTCCAGAGAGCCTGCGTCGAGATCGAAACGCCATAGCTTGCCATCCCCGTTGAGGATGAGTGAGCTTCCGTCGAGGGTCCAGTTGGGCGCTTCGAGAAGGAGGTCGTCGGTGCTGTAAAGCAGCGCCGACTCCCCGGTGACCGACGCGATCCACACCTCACAGCGCTGGCCGGATTGAAGGGTGCGGATCACGTCGGTCCTTTCCTGGTCCTTGCTGCTGAACTAGTCCTTGCTGCTGAAGGCGGCGTCGAAGCTGGTTTGGGAGGCGGGGAAGTCGTATCTTTTGAGGGCGGCGAGGGCTTCGGGGGCGCCGTGGAGGCGGTCCATGCCGGCGTCTTCCCATTCGATGCTGATGGGGCCGGTGTAGCCGATGGCGGTAAGGGCCCGGAAGGAGGATTCCCAGGGCACGTCTCCGCGTCCGGCGGAAACGAAGTCCCAGCCACGGCGCGGATCTCCCCAGGGCAGGTGGGAGCCCATCACGGTGTTGCGGCCGGTGGGCCGGAGCTTGGTGTCCTTGCAGTCCACGTGGTAGATGCGGTCCTTGAAGTCCCAGATGAAGGAGACGGGGTCGATGCCTTGCCACATGAAGTGGGAGGGGTCCCAGTTCAGGCCGAACGTGGGCCGGTGGCCGATGGCTTCCAGGGTCCGGACGGTGGTCCAGTAGTCGTAGGCGATCTCGGAAGGGTGGACTTCGTGGGCGAAGCGGACCCCGCATTCATCGAACACGTCCAGGATGGGGTTCCACCGGTCCGCGAAGTCCTGGTAGCCGGCGTCGATGACTTTTTCGGGGACGGGCGGGAACATGGCGACGTACTGCCAGATGGAGGACCCGGTGAACCCGACCACGGTGTCGACCCCCAATGCGCGGGCGAGCCGGGCGGTGTGTTTCATTTCTTCGGCGGCGCGTTGACGGACGCCTTCGGGGTCCCCGTCACCCCACACGCGGGACCCGACGATTGCTTCGTGGCGGAAGTCGATGGGGTCATCGCACACGGCCTGGCCTTTGAGGTGGTTGGAGATGGCCCAGACCTTCAGGTTGTACTTTTCAAGGACGGCGAGTTTGGACTCGACGTAGCCGGGTTCGTCCCAGCGCCAGGCGTCCAGGTGGTCTCCGGAGACGGCGATTTCCAGGCCGTCGTAGCCCCAGCCCGAGGCAAGGCGGGCGACTTCCTCGAAGGGGAGGTCGGCCCACTGGCCGGTGAACAAGGTGTACGGGCGGGGCATGTCAGGCTCCTTCAGTGGTGGTGGTGGTGTTTAGGGAGGTGGTGTGAAGCTGGATCAGTGAGCTTTTGGCCGCCGCGGATTCTTCGATGGCAGCGAGCACATGCTGGACGTTCAGCCCTTCTTCGAACGACGGCGAGGGCTGGCTGCCGTCCCGAATGGCCAGCAGGAAGTCCCGGATCTGGTGCGTGAAGGTGTGTTCCCAGCCGATGATGTGACCCTGCGGCCACCACGCTTCGAGGTAGGGGTGCTCGGGTTCGTTGACGAGGATCCGGCGGAAGCCCTGCTCGCGGACTGGTGCGGTCGCGTCCAGGAAGCCGAGCTCGTTCAGCGCTTCGAGGTCGAACAGGATGGTGCCTTTGTCTCCGTAGATTTCGAGCTTGAGGGAGTTCTTCTGGCCGGTCGCTACCCGGCTGACTTCCAGCGAGGCGATTGCTCCGGAGGCGAGTGTCAACGTGGCCCAGGCGGCGTCGTCGACCGTTACGTCTTCGGGGCCATTCGGCCCCGGGCGGCGATTCACGAAGGTGTGCAGGCGGCCCGTGACCTCGGTGACGCCGTCACCCAGGAGGAACAGGACTTGGTCGATGGCGTGCGAGGCGATGTCGCCCAGCGCGCCGGATCCGGCGGTTTCCTTGCGGAGCCGCCAGGTCATGGGGGATTCGGCGTCGGAGAGCCAGTCCTGCAGGTAGGCGGCCCGGACGTGCCGGACGGTGCCGAGGCGGCCTTCGGCGATCAGTTCGCGTGCAAGCGCCAACGCGGGGACGCGGCGGTAGTTGAAACCGATCATCGACTGCACGCCCTTGGCGCGGCCTGAGGCGGCGGCTGCAGTCATGGCTTCGGCCTCGGCGATCGTATTCGCCAGCGGCTTTTCCACCAGGACGTGTTTGCCGGCCTCGAGGGCGGCGATGGCGATTTCGGCGTGCATCCAGCCCGGGGCGCAGATATCGACGATGTGGATGTCGTCACGTTCAATGACCGAGCGCCAGTCCGTGGCGGACTCGGCCCAGCCGTACTTGGCGGCGGCCTCGGCTACCAGGGAGGCGTCCCGGCCGACGAGCACTTTTTGCTCGAAGGCCGGGACGTCGAAGAAGCTGGCCACATTCCGCCACGCGTTCGAGTGGGCTTTACCCATGAACGCGTAGCCGATCGCGGCGACCCCCAATGGGCGGGTAGGTTGCTGGGTGCCCTGGCTCTGGTCAGTGTGGGCGGGGGTGCTCATGGTGGGGTTCCTCGTTACTTACGGAGTTGCGGTTGCCTGGAGTGTTGCGGTTTCCGGCGCCCAGTCCTCCGGGACTGCTTCAGAGGCGGGCGCGTTGCTGGTGACGTCTACGAACGAGCCCGATTCCACGGATTCGGAAATCGAGACCATCGTGTCCAGCACGTGGTAGGCCAGTTCGCCGGTGGCGCGGTGCGGGGCGCCTGAACGGAGGGCACGGGCCATGTCCAGCACGCCCAGGCCCCGCCCGTTGGCCGGTCCGGTGGCCGGGATGATCTCGGGTTCTTCCGCACCTGGACGCCAGAGCTTGAGGTCGCCGTCGAAATAGTTCGGGTCCGGCAGCGAGAGCGTGGCTTCGGAGCCGGTGATTTCCACGAACCCCATCCGCAGGCGCGGGGACTCGAACGAGAACACGCTGTGCGAGGACGCACCGCTTTCGAACTGCGCCATCGCGGAGACGTGGGTGGGGACCTCGACGGCGAATTCCTCCCCGGCCTTCGGACCGGAACCAATGATCCGGGTCGCTTTCGCGGAGGAGCCGACGGCGGCCACCTTACGGACCGAGCCGAACGTCTGGATGAGGGCCGTGAGGTAGTACGGGCCCATGTCGAACAACGGGCCGGCGCCGTCCTGAAACAAGAACGCCGGGTTCGGGTGCCAGGATTCCGGGCCCGGCGTCTGGAAGGTGGTCATTCCCGTCAACGGGGTGCCGATGTCCCCGCGCTCGATGATCCTGCGCGCGGTCTGCAAGCCGGCCCCCAGGAACGTATCAGGCGCTGTGCCAAGCCGCGTCCCCGCAGCGTCGGCTGCTTTCAGCAGGCCAAGGCCGGACTCGCGGTCCAGGGAGAATGGCTTCTCCGTCCAGACGTGCTTGCCGGCGTTGACTGCGGCCGTGGCAACCTCGACGTGCGCCGCCGGGATGGTCAGGTTCACGATGATCTCGACGTCGGGATGGTTCAGTGCCAGCTCGGGCGCACCGAATTCGGGGATCCCGTATTCCTTGGCCCGCGCCGCGGCGGCCTCGACGAAGAGGTCTGCGATCACCAGGACCTTCACGTCCGGAAAGACCGTAAGGTTATCCAGATACTGCTTGCTGATATTGCCCGCA
This genomic stretch from Micrococcaceae bacterium Sec5.1 harbors:
- a CDS encoding Gfo/Idh/MocA family oxidoreductase; its protein translation is MSFTPSTRKGPVDVAVIGAGNISKQYLDNLTVFPDVKVLVIADLFVEAAAARAKEYGIPEFGAPELALNHPDVEIIVNLTIPAAHVEVATAAVNAGKHVWTEKPFSLDRESGLGLLKAADAAGTRLGTAPDTFLGAGLQTARRIIERGDIGTPLTGMTTFQTPGPESWHPNPAFLFQDGAGPLFDMGPYYLTALIQTFGSVRKVAAVGSSAKATRIIGSGPKAGEEFAVEVPTHVSAMAQFESGASSHSVFSFESPRLRMGFVEITGSEATLSLPDPNYFDGDLKLWRPGAEEPEIIPATGPANGRGLGVLDMARALRSGAPHRATGELAYHVLDTMVSISESVESGSFVDVTSNAPASEAVPEDWAPETATLQATATP
- a CDS encoding Gfo/Idh/MocA family oxidoreductase produces the protein MSTPAHTDQSQGTQQPTRPLGVAAIGYAFMGKAHSNAWRNVASFFDVPAFEQKVLVGRDASLVAEAAAKYGWAESATDWRSVIERDDIHIVDICAPGWMHAEIAIAALEAGKHVLVEKPLANTIAEAEAMTAAAASGRAKGVQSMIGFNYRRVPALALARELIAEGRLGTVRHVRAAYLQDWLSDAESPMTWRLRKETAGSGALGDIASHAIDQVLFLLGDGVTEVTGRLHTFVNRRPGPNGPEDVTVDDAAWATLTLASGAIASLEVSRVATGQKNSLKLEIYGDKGTILFDLEALNELGFLDATAPVREQGFRRILVNEPEHPYLEAWWPQGHIIGWEHTFTHQIRDFLLAIRDGSQPSPSFEEGLNVQHVLAAIEESAAAKSSLIQLHTTSLNTTTTTEGA